The window AATGCCGCCGCCGCGGAGAAAATCAAATCCAGTCTGGCCGGAAAATCGGCCAAGGTCGAGGTCAAGGCGGTTGACGCCAACGACCACACGGCGCTCGTGAAAGCGATGAAGGGGCATGACGTGGTCGCTTCCGCCCTCGGACCGTTCTTCATGTTCGAAGCGAAGCTCGTGCGGGCGGCCATCGAGGCAGGAGTGAACTACGCGAGCATTTGTGACGAGGCGGATGCCGCCGAGGCCGTGTTCCGGGATTTCGACGTCGATGCGCGGAAGAAGCGCGTGACCGTCCTCACGGGCTTGGGGGCGAGTCCGGGCTTGTCCAATGTAGGCGTCCGGTTCATGTCCAAAGAAGTCGGCCGGATCAAGAAAGCCGAAATCTACGTCTACCAGCCTTTGGACGCCGGAGGAGGCGAAGCGGTCATTCGCCACATGCTCCACATCATGACGGGGAAGGTGGTGGCTTGGAGAGGCGGACGGAAAGTCACGGTTCGCGCATGCAGCCGGTCCAAGATCGTCGAGTTTCCGAAGTACGGCCGTGTCAAGCTGTGGAACATGGGGCACAGCGAGCCGTACACCGTTCCGCGCTATTTCTACGGCATCGAAGAAGTGGGGTTCTACATGGGCTACGGCAAAGGGGCCGAATTTCTGGTGTGGCCCGCGCGCGCCGGTCTCTTCCTGAACAAGCGGGTGACCGATGCCACGGTCCGGCTGCTACTGAGGTTGGAGGGCATGGACAAAAACAAGGAGCCGGGCTGGGGTGCCATCCGGATCGATGTCTGGGGCGAGAAGAAAGGCAAGGAGGAGCACCGGATGCTCTGCGGCATCGGTCAGATGCGAGAGGCTACGGGGCTGTCTCTCTCCATCGGCGCGCAACTTCTGGGAGAGAAAAAGCTACTCACGAAAGAGGGCGGCGTCTACGCGCCCGAGGGTTGCCTCGATCCGCAGGATTTCATCCGCCGCATGAAAGACCGCGGCCAACTCGCCTATGCCGACCTCGCCATGACCCAGCCGTTAGCATAATCGGTGACAGTATACTTTATTACCTGCGAATAGAGTATACTGTCACCGATTATACGGCGAGTTTCGGCGGGACCCAGCCGCCGAAGGCGCGTTCGAGTTCGAGGGCGACGGCAATGGTGAGATGATCGTGGCCGGGGAGGGAGGCGACTTGAACACCGAGCGGGAGTCCTGCCTTGTTCAGTCCGAGGGGTGTCTGCGTGGAAGGCATCTCCATCACGTTCAGAATTGGCGTGTACAACCAGTGGAACGGGTATCGCATCGGAACGCGATGTTTCAGAGCAGGGAACGGATACGACGGATAGAGCATCACTCCGTTCGGGCCGAGTTCACGCTTGAGCTCCTCTTTGAGTTCGCGACCGATTTGAAGAGCTTTCTCCGCTCTCTTGGGCATCCATTTCGGAATGCGTTCGAGCGCGGCCAAAGCGATGGCGGGAAATGTATGTTTGGATCGACCGACTAAAGATTTGATCAGTTCAGGGAGCGGACGGAAAGGTTTTCCATCGCCGAGCATCTCGGTGAAGGTCAGTCCGCCGGACGCGTTCAGCATCGCCCCCCATATCTCGAGTGTCTTCTTGAGGCCTTCGAACCGGGTGGAGCGGACCTTGGCCCCGCGCTGGGCAAGGTGCTCGGCGCATTTCGCCTGCGCCTCGCGGAGATCCGGACTCACCTTCAGGATTCCGTTGTTCTCCACGTTGAGGACGGTCAAACCCTTGATCTGGACTTTCGTCGGATCACCCAGCTTGAACGGCCTGCACTCAGAGTCTTTTCCGTCCGGTCCCGCCAGAATTCGCAGAACGGGCATGAGGTCCTCCGCCTTTCGGGCCAGCGGTCCCGTCGTCACATAGCGCAGCGCTTCATTGGAAGGGATAGGGAACTGGCCTGTTCCCGGCACGAGTCCGCCCGTCGGTTTGTGCCCGAACACGCCGTTGAAAAACGCCGGCATCCGAATCGATCCCGCGATGTCGGAGCCAAGCCCGAACGGCGTGCCGCCCGCGCTGATGATCGCGCCTTCGCCTCCCGAGCTTCCGCCTACGATTCGCCTTGGATCGTAAGCGTTGTTCGTGCGCCCGTAGATGGTGTTGTGGGTCTCCATCCACATGCAGAGTTCGGGAACATTGGTGATGCCCAACGGAATCGCGCCGGCTTTTCGCAGTCGGGCCACCGTGGTCGCATCACTCTTCTGAATGTCGTTCCTCCGCGAATACAGCCCGCCCGTCCGCGGAAATCCCTCCACGCTGAAACATTCCTTGATCGTGCAGGGAACGCCGAGGAGGGGCGCGGCCTTTCCATCGGAGGCGCGGACCCGGCGATCTGCTTCTTTGGCCTCTTTTCGGGCCTCCTCGAATCGATTTCCGACGACGGCATTCAGCACGGGATTGACCTTCTCGATCTGGCGGATGTGGGCGTCCACGACCTCGGCGGAACTGACTTTGCGCTTGCGAATCATGTCGGCCAACGTGAGCGCTGATGCCTTCAAAAGATCGTCCATACGGCTTTCCTTCCATGCCGTTCTATGCGATGTCTACCCCTTGTTGCAAGGAAGAAAAATGGACGAAGCGAAAGTGGTGTTGATTACCGGGGCGTCGTCCGGATTTGGGAAACTGACGGCCGAGCTGCTGGCGGAGAGGGGATTCAAAGTGTTCGGGACGAGCCGCAAACCGCAATCATCCTCACCGACGGGCGCCCTTGTGATGCTGAAGCTCGACGTCTGCTCCGATGAATCCGTGGCCGCGTGCGTCCGATCGGTTCTCGACTGCGCCGGCCGGATCGACGCCTTGGTCAACAACGCAGGATATCAATTGGTCGGCGCGCTCGAAGAAACTTCGTTGGAGGAGGCGAAGGCTCAGTTCGAAACCAACTTCTTCGGCGTCGTCCGCATGGTGAATGCGGTTCTTCCCATCATGCGGAAGCAGCGAGAGGGAACCATCGTGAACGTGGGATCGCTGGCCGGACTCATGAGCAGTCCTTTCTCGGGCTTTTACACGGCGACGAAGTTTGCCTTGGAGGGCTACTCGGAAACTTTGCGCAACGAAGTCCGGCCGTTCGGCGTCCGCGTAGCACTCGTCGAACCGGGTTTCTTCAAGACTCCGATCACCGATGCCATGAGAGAGGCCGCCCAACGCCTCGATGCGTATTCCGCCCATCGGAACTCTGCCGTGGCGGTGACGCGCCGTTCCCAACAATCAGGTCCGGGTCCGGAAGCGGTCGCCCAGACGATCCTGGCCATCCTGGAGCGATCCAATCCGAAGTTGCGCCATCGGGTGGGGTTGGATTCCAAAGTTCTTCCGGTGCTTAAAGCGGTCTTGCCCGCACCGCTGGTCGAGTGGGGCACGCGGGTCAACTTCGGGCTGAACCGAAAACCATGAGAGATTTCCAGGACCGCAGCGAAGCCCTCCTCATCCGTTTCCGGTGGGCCGTCCTCGCGATCTTCGCGGTGCTCACCGCCGTTTTGGGCTATTACTCGTACCACACGAAGACCAACAACGATTTCGAGGCGTGGCTCCCCGAGCATGACAGTGTCGTCAAATCGTACAAAGAGGTCGAAGCGAAATTCTCCGCCCATACGGTCGCCGTCGTTCTCCTTGATGTAGGGGATGCGTTTTCGGAGTCTTCGCTGGAAACGTTGCAGCGTGTGACGCAGCGATTGGCCGAGGTCAAAGGCGTTGCTCGCACACTCAGTCTGACGAACGCGATCGATCTGCGCCTGGAGGGCGAAACCATCCACGCCGGGCGACTCATCGAGCGTCTCCGCCGGCGCGATCAAATCGACGCCGTGCGGCGAGACGTTCTGACGAACGATCTGTACCGCGGCACGCTCGTTTCGAACGACGCGCGCTACGTCACCGTCGTGGTCTCGCTGGACGCGGAGGCCGACGACGTCGCCGTGGCCGCTGAACTTTACAAGATCCTGGACGGCATGAAGCTGTCCGCCCCCTACTATCTGGCGGGGGACCCCGCCTACACCCATTTTTCCGATGTCTACATCCAAAAGGACATGAAGGGTCTGGTGCCTTACGCCATCGGCGCGATGGTCCTTGTTTTCTGGCTCGGATTCAAGAAGCTGAAGTGGGTGCCGTATCCCA is drawn from Nitrospirota bacterium and contains these coding sequences:
- a CDS encoding saccharopine dehydrogenase NADP-binding domain-containing protein — encoded protein: MKIIVMGGAGDMGSRAVEDLASSKGVARVTIADRNAAAAEKIKSSLAGKSAKVEVKAVDANDHTALVKAMKGHDVVASALGPFFMFEAKLVRAAIEAGVNYASICDEADAAEAVFRDFDVDARKKRVTVLTGLGASPGLSNVGVRFMSKEVGRIKKAEIYVYQPLDAGGGEAVIRHMLHIMTGKVVAWRGGRKVTVRACSRSKIVEFPKYGRVKLWNMGHSEPYTVPRYFYGIEEVGFYMGYGKGAEFLVWPARAGLFLNKRVTDATVRLLLRLEGMDKNKEPGWGAIRIDVWGEKKGKEEHRMLCGIGQMREATGLSLSIGAQLLGEKKLLTKEGGVYAPEGCLDPQDFIRRMKDRGQLAYADLAMTQPLA
- a CDS encoding amidase, coding for MDDLLKASALTLADMIRKRKVSSAEVVDAHIRQIEKVNPVLNAVVGNRFEEARKEAKEADRRVRASDGKAAPLLGVPCTIKECFSVEGFPRTGGLYSRRNDIQKSDATTVARLRKAGAIPLGITNVPELCMWMETHNTIYGRTNNAYDPRRIVGGSSGGEGAIISAGGTPFGLGSDIAGSIRMPAFFNGVFGHKPTGGLVPGTGQFPIPSNEALRYVTTGPLARKAEDLMPVLRILAGPDGKDSECRPFKLGDPTKVQIKGLTVLNVENNGILKVSPDLREAQAKCAEHLAQRGAKVRSTRFEGLKKTLEIWGAMLNASGGLTFTEMLGDGKPFRPLPELIKSLVGRSKHTFPAIALAALERIPKWMPKRAEKALQIGRELKEELKRELGPNGVMLYPSYPFPALKHRVPMRYPFHWLYTPILNVMEMPSTQTPLGLNKAGLPLGVQVASLPGHDHLTIAVALELERAFGGWVPPKLAV
- a CDS encoding SDR family NAD(P)-dependent oxidoreductase, whose protein sequence is MDEAKVVLITGASSGFGKLTAELLAERGFKVFGTSRKPQSSSPTGALVMLKLDVCSDESVAACVRSVLDCAGRIDALVNNAGYQLVGALEETSLEEAKAQFETNFFGVVRMVNAVLPIMRKQREGTIVNVGSLAGLMSSPFSGFYTATKFALEGYSETLRNEVRPFGVRVALVEPGFFKTPITDAMREAAQRLDAYSAHRNSAVAVTRRSQQSGPGPEAVAQTILAILERSNPKLRHRVGLDSKVLPVLKAVLPAPLVEWGTRVNFGLNRKP